The following proteins are co-located in the Spinactinospora alkalitolerans genome:
- the aroA gene encoding 3-phosphoshikimate 1-carboxyvinyltransferase: MPNSAPHWSAPTADRPVNATIDLPGSKSMTNRALILAALSETPGVVRRPLRSRDTDLMAAALRALGIGVSESGGDWSVDPRPPRGPASVDVGNAGTVMRFVPPLAALATGDVEFDGDPRARERPVGPLLAALRHLGADVDDGGRGALPLVIRSRGAVRGGAVTLDASGSSQFVSALLLSGARFTEGVEVRHEGAPVPSQPHLDMTVEMLRTAGVQVDTSVPDVWRVAPGTVKASEIAVEPDLSNAAPFLAAALLTGGRVTVRDWPRRTTQPGDALREIFAEMGGDVAFDEEGLTLRGTGEIRGISADLREVGELTPTVAAVAALAATPSRLTGIAHLRRHETDRIAALVREINDLGGDAEELPDGLVIRPRPLHGGVFGSYDDHRMATSGAVIGLVVPGVEVEDIATTGKTLPDFPGLWAEVTA, translated from the coding sequence ATGCCCAACTCCGCACCGCACTGGTCGGCGCCGACGGCCGACCGCCCCGTGAACGCAACGATCGACCTGCCGGGTTCCAAGTCGATGACCAACCGCGCGCTCATCCTGGCGGCGCTGTCCGAGACGCCCGGCGTGGTGCGGCGCCCGCTGCGCAGCCGCGACACCGACCTGATGGCGGCCGCGCTGCGCGCACTGGGGATCGGCGTGAGCGAGTCCGGCGGCGACTGGTCGGTGGATCCGCGGCCGCCGCGCGGCCCGGCGTCGGTGGACGTGGGCAACGCCGGCACCGTGATGCGCTTCGTGCCGCCGCTGGCCGCGCTGGCAACGGGCGACGTGGAGTTCGACGGCGACCCGCGCGCCAGGGAGCGCCCCGTCGGCCCGCTGCTGGCGGCGCTGCGGCACCTCGGCGCCGACGTCGACGACGGCGGGCGCGGCGCGCTGCCGCTGGTCATCCGCAGCCGGGGCGCGGTGCGCGGCGGGGCGGTCACGCTGGACGCCTCCGGGTCGTCGCAGTTCGTCTCGGCACTGCTGCTCAGCGGCGCGCGCTTCACCGAGGGCGTGGAGGTCCGGCACGAGGGCGCGCCCGTCCCGTCGCAGCCGCACCTGGACATGACGGTGGAGATGCTGCGCACCGCCGGCGTGCAGGTCGACACCTCCGTCCCCGACGTCTGGCGGGTGGCTCCCGGCACCGTCAAGGCATCGGAGATCGCGGTGGAGCCCGACCTGTCCAACGCGGCGCCCTTCCTGGCGGCGGCGCTGCTCACCGGCGGACGCGTGACGGTACGGGACTGGCCGAGGCGCACCACCCAGCCCGGCGACGCGCTGCGGGAGATCTTCGCCGAGATGGGCGGCGACGTCGCGTTCGACGAGGAGGGCCTGACGCTGCGCGGCACCGGTGAGATCCGCGGCATCAGCGCCGACCTGCGCGAGGTCGGCGAGCTGACCCCGACCGTCGCCGCCGTGGCCGCGCTGGCGGCGACGCCCTCGCGGCTGACCGGCATCGCGCACCTGCGCAGGCACGAGACCGACCGGATCGCCGCGCTGGTCCGCGAGATCAACGACCTGGGCGGCGACGCCGAGGAGCTGCCGGACGGCCTGGTGATCCGGCCCCGGCCGCTGCACGGCGGCGTGTTCGGCAGCTACGACGACCACCGGATGGCCACCTCCGGCGCCGTCATCGGGCTCGTGGTGCCCGGAGTGGAGGTGGAGGACATCGCCACCACCGGCAAGACCCTGCCCGACTTCCCCGGGCTGTGGGCCGAGGTCACGGCGTGA
- a CDS encoding OsmC family protein: protein MAANSKEHHYDVRVRWTGNTGSGTTGYRDYARSHDIEVAGKPVLQGSADPSFRGDAERWNPEELLVAALSQCHMLSYLAVAVAAKVDVVGYEDAATATMVTNPDGSGQFTEVTLHPVVTVAEPAMLEAAEALHEKANSVCFIARSVNFPVHHSPTAHAAG from the coding sequence GTGGCCGCTAACTCCAAGGAACACCACTACGACGTGCGCGTGCGCTGGACCGGCAACACCGGTTCGGGCACGACCGGCTACCGCGACTACGCGCGCTCCCACGACATCGAGGTCGCGGGCAAACCCGTGCTCCAGGGGTCGGCCGACCCGTCGTTCCGGGGCGACGCCGAGCGCTGGAACCCCGAGGAGCTGCTCGTGGCGGCGCTGAGCCAGTGCCACATGCTGTCCTACCTGGCGGTCGCCGTGGCCGCGAAGGTCGACGTCGTCGGCTACGAGGACGCGGCGACCGCCACGATGGTGACGAACCCCGACGGATCGGGGCAGTTCACCGAGGTGACCCTGCACCCGGTGGTCACCGTCGCCGAGCCGGCCATGCTGGAGGCGGCCGAAGCGCTGCACGAGAAGGCGAACTCCGTGTGCTTCATCGCCCGCTCGGTGAACTTCCCCGTCCACCACAGCCCGACCGCCCACGCGGCGGGCTGA
- a CDS encoding DoxX family membrane protein, whose amino-acid sequence MLAVPFLVDGVENLRDPAPRAKELAPTVHRLAQRYSWLPDDPELVVRVQGAAGVAGGTMLVLGKAGRLSCLVLAAQSVPTLMAEVRAFRSGDPEERTRVQSVAVRDVSLLGALLLAATEPKRRPPRLVYDAEHAVRSARRSSAKARRQAGKKMHRLAS is encoded by the coding sequence TTGCTCGCCGTCCCGTTCCTGGTGGACGGGGTGGAAAACCTGCGAGATCCGGCTCCGCGCGCCAAGGAGCTGGCGCCGACGGTGCACCGGCTCGCGCAACGCTATTCGTGGCTGCCCGACGACCCCGAGCTGGTGGTCCGCGTCCAGGGCGCCGCGGGGGTCGCCGGCGGCACGATGCTGGTGCTCGGCAAGGCCGGACGCCTCAGCTGCCTCGTCCTGGCGGCGCAGTCGGTGCCGACCCTCATGGCGGAGGTGCGCGCGTTCCGCAGCGGAGACCCCGAAGAGCGCACCAGGGTCCAATCGGTGGCGGTGCGCGACGTCAGCCTGCTCGGCGCGCTGCTGCTGGCCGCGACCGAGCCGAAGCGGCGCCCGCCGCGCCTGGTCTACGACGCCGAGCACGCGGTGCGCAGCGCCCGCAGGAGCTCGGCCAAGGCCCGCAGGCAGGCGGGGAAGAAGATGCACCGGCTCGCGTCCTAG
- a CDS encoding SOS response-associated peptidase — translation MCGRYAQGRNRHELQLAFDFPELDESAGGGGGQRSWPPLEELGPDYNVSPGKFVYAVLGPPPGGAGADGPAGPQHLSTLRWGLVPSWAKDPNVGYKMINARSETVAEKPAYRAAFARRRCLLPADAYYEWQLLPEQAPGTAEAGTSPTTDPGHKARKSRARKRPFAVRYADDRPLALAGLFERWRDPERPEEDPDAWLWSCAVITTEAAPRLSHIHERMPVVVPPSHWGTWLDPAADLTDLRFVMDATPVTEFDVYEVDTAVNSIRNNGPELLNPKGEAPEPEAGTLF, via the coding sequence ATGTGTGGTCGCTACGCGCAGGGACGCAATCGGCACGAGCTGCAGCTCGCGTTCGACTTCCCGGAGCTCGACGAGTCCGCGGGGGGCGGGGGCGGTCAGCGGTCCTGGCCGCCGCTGGAGGAGCTGGGACCCGACTACAACGTCTCGCCCGGCAAGTTCGTCTACGCGGTGCTCGGCCCGCCGCCCGGCGGGGCCGGCGCGGACGGGCCGGCCGGACCGCAGCACCTGAGCACCCTGCGCTGGGGCCTCGTGCCGTCCTGGGCCAAGGACCCCAACGTCGGCTACAAGATGATCAACGCGCGCAGCGAGACGGTCGCGGAGAAGCCGGCCTACCGGGCCGCCTTCGCCCGCCGCCGCTGCCTGCTCCCGGCCGACGCCTACTACGAGTGGCAGCTCCTGCCCGAGCAGGCCCCCGGCACCGCCGAGGCCGGGACGTCGCCGACCACCGACCCCGGGCACAAGGCCCGCAAGTCCAGGGCCCGCAAACGCCCGTTCGCCGTGCGCTACGCCGATGACCGCCCGCTGGCACTGGCCGGCCTGTTCGAACGCTGGCGCGACCCCGAGCGCCCCGAGGAGGACCCGGACGCCTGGCTGTGGAGCTGCGCGGTCATCACCACCGAGGCCGCCCCGCGGTTGAGCCACATCCACGAGCGCATGCCGGTCGTCGTGCCCCCGTCGCACTGGGGCACCTGGCTCGACCCGGCGGCCGACCTCACCGACCTCCGGTTCGTCATGGACGCCACGCCCGTCACCGAGTTCGACGTCTACGAGGTCGACACCGCCGTCAACAGCATCCGCAACAACGGCCCCGAGCTGCTGAACCCCAAGGGCGAGGCCCCGGAGCCCGAGGCGGGGACGCTGTTTTGA
- the thiC gene encoding phosphomethylpyrimidine synthase ThiC gives MTALDDHSARPGVTTGPIMGSSKVHTEVRDPASGHVLRVPQRRVGLTDGTHIDLYDTSGPYTDPSATVDPHSGLPGLREEWIAQRERNGRRQPGTGGAPAAGPTQSACAKAGVITPEMRFVAAREGVDPEFVRDEVAVGRAVIPANRRHPESEPMIIGKNFLVKVNANIGNSAVTSSVAEEVEKLVWATRWGADTVMDLSTGKRIHETRERILRNSPVPIGTVPVYQALEKVDGDPAELSWEVYRDTVIEQAEQGVDYMTVHAGVLLRYVPLTARRVTGIVSRGGSIMAAWCLAHHRESFLYTHFEELCEILRAYDITFSLGDGLRPGAIADANDEAQFAELRTLGELTHVARSYDVQVMVEGPGHVPLHKIAENVRLEEELCGEAPFYTLGPLATDIAPGYDHITSAIGAAQIAWHGTAMLCYVTPKEHLGLPNRDDVKTGVITYKLAAHSADLAKGHPRAQEWDDALSHARFGFRWQDQFHLALDPETAQAYHDETLPAEPAKTAHFCSMCGPKFCSMKITQDVRRFAEENGLSTVEAIDQGMREKSEEFADRGGRVYLPLAKD, from the coding sequence ATGACGGCGCTCGACGACCACAGTGCCCGACCCGGTGTGACCACCGGTCCCATCATGGGATCGAGCAAGGTCCACACCGAGGTACGGGACCCCGCCTCAGGACACGTGCTGCGGGTCCCGCAGCGGCGGGTCGGTCTCACCGACGGCACCCACATCGACCTGTACGACACCTCCGGCCCCTACACCGACCCCTCCGCGACCGTCGACCCGCACTCGGGCCTGCCCGGGCTGCGGGAGGAGTGGATCGCGCAGCGGGAGCGGAACGGCCGGCGGCAACCGGGGACCGGGGGCGCGCCGGCCGCCGGTCCGACCCAGTCGGCCTGCGCGAAGGCCGGCGTCATCACCCCGGAGATGCGCTTCGTCGCCGCCCGCGAGGGAGTGGACCCGGAGTTCGTCCGCGACGAGGTCGCCGTCGGCCGCGCGGTGATCCCGGCCAACCGGCGGCACCCGGAGTCCGAGCCGATGATCATCGGCAAGAACTTCCTGGTCAAGGTGAACGCCAACATCGGCAACTCCGCGGTCACCTCCTCCGTGGCCGAGGAGGTGGAGAAGCTGGTGTGGGCCACCCGCTGGGGCGCCGACACCGTGATGGACCTGTCCACCGGCAAGCGCATCCACGAGACCCGCGAACGGATCCTGCGCAACTCCCCGGTGCCCATCGGCACCGTGCCCGTCTACCAGGCGCTGGAGAAGGTCGACGGCGACCCGGCCGAGCTGTCCTGGGAGGTCTACCGCGACACCGTGATCGAGCAGGCCGAGCAGGGCGTCGACTACATGACGGTGCACGCGGGCGTGCTGCTGCGCTACGTGCCGCTGACCGCCCGGCGGGTCACCGGCATCGTCTCGCGCGGCGGCTCGATCATGGCGGCCTGGTGCCTGGCCCACCACCGGGAGAGCTTCCTCTACACCCACTTCGAGGAGCTCTGCGAGATCCTGCGGGCCTACGACATCACCTTCTCGCTGGGCGACGGACTGCGACCGGGCGCCATCGCCGACGCCAACGACGAGGCGCAGTTCGCCGAGCTGCGCACGCTGGGCGAGCTCACCCACGTCGCACGCTCGTACGACGTCCAGGTGATGGTCGAGGGGCCGGGGCACGTGCCCCTGCACAAGATCGCCGAGAACGTGCGGCTGGAGGAGGAGCTGTGCGGAGAGGCCCCGTTCTACACCCTGGGGCCGCTGGCCACCGACATCGCGCCCGGCTACGACCACATCACCTCGGCCATCGGCGCGGCGCAGATCGCCTGGCACGGCACGGCGATGCTGTGCTACGTCACCCCGAAGGAGCACCTGGGCCTGCCCAACCGCGACGACGTCAAGACCGGCGTGATCACCTACAAGCTCGCCGCGCACTCGGCCGACCTGGCCAAGGGCCATCCCAGGGCCCAGGAGTGGGATGACGCGCTGTCGCACGCGCGCTTCGGCTTCCGCTGGCAGGACCAGTTCCACCTCGCCCTGGACCCGGAGACGGCGCAGGCCTACCACGACGAGACGCTGCCGGCGGAGCCGGCCAAGACCGCGCACTTCTGCTCGATGTGCGGCCCGAAGTTCTGCTCGATGAAGATCACCCAGGACGTCCGCAGGTTCGCCGAGGAGAACGGCCTGTCCACGGTCGAGGCCATCGACCAGGGCATGCGGGAGAAGTCGGAGGAGTTCGCGGACCGGGGCGGCCGGGTCTACCTGCCGTTGGCAAAGGACTGA